In a single window of the Streptomyces sp. NBC_00285 genome:
- the xylB gene encoding xylulokinase, whose protein sequence is MSAAEGPLVVGVDTSTQSTKALVVDAATGQVVASGQAPHTVSSGAGRESDPRQWWDALNEALRQCGDAAREAAAVSIGGQQHGLVTLDAQGEPVRPAMLWNDVRSAPQAQRLIDELGGPKAWAERTGSVPGASFTVTKWAWLAEHEPEALRATKAVRLPHDYLTERLTGQGTTDRGDASGTGWWASSTESYDSEILAHVGLDPALLPRVVRPGEVAGTVRDGHDLPFSKGTLVAPGTGDNAAAALGLGLRPGAPVMSLGTSGTVYAVSKRRPTDPTGTVAGFADAHGDWLPLACTLNCTLAVDRVAALLGLDREAVEPVSGVTLLPYLDGERTPNLPNASGLLHGLRHDTTGGQLLQAAYDGAVQALLGALDLVLDEDADRSTPLLLIGGGAQGAAWRQTVRRLSGRPVQVPEAKELVALGAAAQAAGLLTGEDPGAVARRWNTAAGPVLEAVERDEETLARIAGVLSDAAPLLERGTQTG, encoded by the coding sequence ATGTCAGCAGCCGAGGGTCCGCTCGTCGTCGGCGTGGACACGTCCACCCAGTCCACGAAGGCGCTGGTGGTCGACGCGGCCACCGGCCAGGTCGTCGCGAGTGGCCAGGCACCGCACACCGTGTCCTCCGGGGCCGGCCGCGAGAGCGACCCGCGCCAGTGGTGGGACGCGCTCAACGAGGCCCTGCGCCAGTGCGGAGACGCGGCCCGCGAGGCCGCCGCGGTATCGATCGGCGGCCAGCAGCACGGCCTCGTCACCCTGGACGCCCAGGGCGAGCCGGTGCGCCCGGCGATGCTGTGGAACGACGTCCGCTCCGCGCCCCAGGCCCAGCGCCTGATCGACGAGCTGGGCGGCCCGAAGGCCTGGGCGGAGCGAACCGGAAGCGTGCCCGGCGCCTCCTTCACGGTCACGAAGTGGGCCTGGCTCGCCGAGCACGAGCCGGAAGCCCTGCGCGCCACGAAGGCCGTGCGCCTGCCCCACGACTACCTCACCGAGCGCCTCACCGGCCAGGGCACGACGGACCGCGGCGACGCCTCCGGCACCGGCTGGTGGGCCTCGTCGACGGAGTCGTACGACAGCGAGATCCTCGCGCACGTGGGGCTCGACCCGGCCCTGCTTCCCCGCGTGGTCCGGCCCGGCGAGGTCGCGGGCACCGTCCGCGACGGACATGACCTGCCGTTCTCCAAGGGCACCCTGGTGGCCCCCGGCACGGGTGACAACGCGGCGGCCGCGCTGGGCCTCGGGCTGCGCCCCGGGGCGCCGGTGATGAGCCTGGGCACGTCGGGCACGGTGTACGCCGTGTCGAAGCGGCGTCCCACCGACCCGACCGGGACCGTGGCGGGCTTCGCCGACGCCCACGGCGACTGGCTGCCGCTGGCCTGCACCCTGAACTGCACGCTCGCCGTGGACCGCGTGGCGGCCCTGCTGGGCCTGGACCGCGAGGCGGTGGAGCCGGTCTCCGGGGTGACCCTGCTGCCCTACCTGGACGGCGAACGCACCCCGAACCTACCGAACGCCTCGGGACTGCTGCACGGACTCCGCCACGACACCACCGGCGGCCAGCTCCTCCAGGCGGCCTACGACGGTGCCGTACAAGCCCTGCTCGGAGCACTGGACCTGGTGCTCGACGAGGACGCGGACCGCTCGACGCCACTGCTGCTGATCGGCGGCGGCGCCCAGGGCGCGGCCTGGCGGCAGACCGTACGACGGCTCTCGGGACGCCCCGTCCAGGTGCCCGAGGCCAAGGAACTGGTCGCGCTCGGCGCCGCCGCGCAGGCCGCCGGCCTGCTGACCGGCGAGGACCCCGGCGCGGTCGCCCGACGCTGGAACACGGCCGCCGGGCCGGTGCTGGAGGCCGTGGAGCGGGACGAGGAGACGCTGGCCAGGATCGCCGGGGTACTCTCCGACGCGGCGCCGCTGCTGGAACGGGGGACGCAGACCGGCTGA
- the xylA gene encoding xylose isomerase, translated as MNYQPTPEDRFTFGLWTVGWQGRDPFGDATRRALDPVETVQHLAGLGAHGVTFHDDDLIPFGSSDSERERHIKRFREALDATGMKVPMATTNLFTHPVFKDGAFTANDRDVRRYALRKTIRNIDLAAELGADTYVAWGGREGAESGGAKDVRVALDRMKEAFDLLGEYVTEQGYNLKFAIEPKPNEPRGDILLPTVGHALAFIERLERPEMYGVNPEVGHEQMAGLNFPHGIAQALWSGKLFHIDLNGQSGIKYDQDLRFGAGDLRAAFWLVDLLETAGYAGPKHFDFKPPRTEDLDGVWASAAGCMRNYLILKERAAAFRADPQVQEALRASRLDELAQQTAADGLKSLLADRSAFEDFDVEAAASRGMAFEQLDQLAMDHLLGARG; from the coding sequence ATGAACTACCAGCCCACCCCTGAGGACAGGTTCACCTTCGGCCTGTGGACCGTCGGCTGGCAGGGAAGGGACCCGTTCGGCGACGCCACCCGCCGTGCCCTCGACCCGGTCGAGACGGTGCAGCACCTGGCCGGGCTCGGCGCCCACGGCGTGACCTTCCACGACGACGACCTGATCCCCTTCGGGTCCTCGGACAGTGAGCGCGAAAGGCACATCAAGCGCTTCCGTGAGGCCCTGGACGCGACCGGCATGAAGGTGCCGATGGCGACCACCAACCTCTTCACGCACCCGGTCTTCAAGGACGGCGCGTTCACCGCCAACGACCGTGACGTGCGCCGCTATGCGCTGCGCAAGACGATCCGCAACATCGATCTCGCGGCCGAGCTGGGCGCCGATACCTACGTCGCCTGGGGCGGCCGTGAGGGCGCCGAGTCCGGCGGCGCCAAGGACGTGCGCGTCGCCCTCGACCGCATGAAGGAGGCGTTCGACCTCCTCGGCGAGTACGTGACCGAGCAGGGCTACAACCTGAAGTTCGCGATCGAGCCCAAGCCGAACGAGCCGCGCGGCGACATCCTGCTGCCCACCGTCGGCCATGCCCTGGCGTTCATCGAGCGCCTGGAGCGCCCCGAGATGTACGGCGTGAACCCCGAGGTCGGCCACGAGCAGATGGCCGGGCTGAACTTCCCGCACGGCATCGCCCAGGCCCTGTGGTCGGGCAAGCTCTTCCACATCGACCTCAACGGTCAGTCCGGCATCAAGTACGACCAGGACCTGCGCTTCGGCGCCGGTGACCTGCGCGCGGCCTTCTGGCTCGTCGACCTCCTGGAGACCGCCGGTTACGCCGGGCCGAAGCACTTCGACTTCAAGCCGCCGCGGACCGAGGACCTCGACGGCGTGTGGGCGTCGGCCGCGGGCTGCATGCGCAACTACCTCATTCTCAAGGAGCGTGCGGCCGCCTTCCGCGCCGACCCGCAGGTCCAGGAGGCGCTGCGCGCCTCGCGTCTGGACGAGCTGGCGCAGCAGACCGCGGCGGACGGTCTGAAGTCGCTCCTCGCGGACCGCAGCGCCTTCGAGGACTTCGACGTGGAGGCGGCCGCCTCGCGCGGCATGGCCTTCGAGCAGCTCGACCAGCTCGCCATGGACCACCTGCTGGGCGCGCGCGGCTGA
- a CDS encoding DEAD/DEAH box helicase, with the protein MFVPGDPARTGHVAFWRPDGTPPPAVAAGTLEDLPLAVPGDGGVELLSLPAVLLPVRASLPVLTRARASAHGDRATVFWGSAAVLALQCVARGLLLPGLSGTDHDAWRMGPLGAADVERLRRLAAAMPPEAHAVPLNADEPLRLPEPEELLRAFLDAVADALPRSPAAPLVTGGPAYAAQEPQHLPEQRAWAADVAAGHDAGVRVSLRIEAHSPAADGAPSFRAVLQAHSVSDPTIVADAADVWAGSTVLGSRARRDVLLALRRAARAWPPLTPLLSASVPDAVELADEEVTDLLGEGTRGLADVGVGVHWPKELVRKLTTRATVGPPDDMAKLSSAAPSFLSADALLAFDWSYALGDHQLTREELDRLAEADRPVVRLRDQWVLVDPHEVRRAHARQDHKVTPVDALSAALTGSADVDGHRVDVQPTGWLAALRDRLADPESQEPVPQPAALAATLRDYQRRGLSWLARMTSAGLGCCLADDMGLGKTITLIALHLHRQTDRATAGPTLVVCPTSLMGNWQREIERFAPGTPVRRFHGPRRELDGLADGEFVLTTYGTMRLDASRLAEVAWGMLVADEAQHVKNPYSATARELRSIGAHARVALTGTPVENNLSELWAILDWTTPGLLGRLGAFRTRYAQAVESGQDPAAAERLARLVRPFLLRRRKADPGIAPELPPKTETDRAVSLTPEQAGLYEAVVRETLAEISGADSMARRGLIVKLLTGLKQICNHPAQFLKEEQPRIVGRSGKLELLDELLDTILAEGASVLVFTQYVRMARLIERHLAARGLPSQFLHGGMPVSRREAMVQRFQDGEVPVFLLSLKAAGTGLNLTRAEHVVHYDRWWNPAVEAQATDRAYRIGQTRPVQVHRLITEGTIEDRISDMLRRKRQLADAVLGAGEAALTELTDAELADLVELRGDAR; encoded by the coding sequence GTGTTCGTACCCGGGGACCCCGCCAGAACCGGCCATGTGGCCTTCTGGCGGCCCGACGGCACTCCGCCTCCGGCCGTGGCCGCGGGGACGCTCGAGGACCTGCCGCTCGCGGTCCCCGGCGACGGCGGTGTGGAACTGCTGAGCCTGCCCGCGGTGCTGCTGCCGGTCCGCGCGTCCCTCCCGGTCCTCACACGCGCGCGTGCCTCCGCACACGGGGACCGGGCGACGGTGTTCTGGGGTTCGGCGGCCGTGCTGGCCCTGCAGTGCGTGGCGCGCGGGCTGTTGCTGCCCGGACTGTCCGGGACCGACCACGACGCGTGGCGCATGGGTCCGCTGGGCGCGGCGGACGTCGAGCGCCTTCGTCGGCTCGCCGCCGCGATGCCGCCCGAGGCGCATGCAGTACCGCTGAACGCCGACGAGCCACTCAGACTGCCCGAGCCGGAGGAACTGCTGCGCGCCTTCCTGGACGCGGTCGCCGACGCCCTGCCCCGCTCGCCCGCGGCACCTCTCGTGACGGGCGGGCCCGCGTACGCCGCTCAGGAACCGCAACACCTGCCCGAGCAGCGCGCGTGGGCGGCGGACGTCGCTGCGGGCCATGACGCGGGCGTGCGCGTGTCGTTGCGGATCGAGGCGCACAGCCCGGCCGCTGACGGGGCGCCCTCCTTCCGGGCCGTTCTTCAGGCGCACAGCGTCAGCGATCCGACCATCGTCGCGGACGCCGCCGACGTGTGGGCAGGATCAACCGTCCTCGGCTCCCGCGCGCGGAGGGACGTTCTCCTCGCCCTGCGCCGGGCGGCACGCGCCTGGCCGCCGCTCACCCCGCTGCTCTCGGCTTCGGTGCCGGATGCCGTGGAACTCGCCGACGAGGAGGTCACCGACCTGCTGGGCGAAGGTACCCGGGGTCTCGCCGACGTCGGGGTCGGGGTGCACTGGCCGAAGGAGTTGGTCAGAAAGCTCACCACGCGCGCGACCGTCGGTCCGCCCGACGACATGGCGAAGCTTTCCTCCGCCGCTCCGTCGTTCCTGTCCGCCGACGCACTGCTCGCATTCGACTGGTCCTACGCGCTCGGGGACCACCAGCTGACGCGCGAGGAACTCGACCGGCTCGCCGAAGCCGATCGACCTGTCGTGCGGCTGCGCGACCAGTGGGTGCTGGTCGACCCGCACGAGGTGCGCCGCGCCCATGCCCGGCAGGACCACAAGGTGACACCCGTCGACGCTCTGAGCGCCGCCCTGACAGGCTCCGCCGACGTCGACGGCCACAGGGTCGACGTGCAGCCCACTGGGTGGCTGGCTGCCCTGCGGGACCGCCTCGCGGACCCGGAATCCCAGGAGCCCGTCCCCCAACCCGCTGCCCTCGCCGCCACCTTGCGGGACTACCAGCGCCGGGGCCTGAGCTGGCTGGCCCGCATGACCTCCGCGGGACTCGGCTGCTGCCTGGCCGACGACATGGGACTCGGCAAGACGATCACGCTGATCGCGCTGCATCTGCACCGGCAGACCGACAGGGCCACCGCCGGGCCCACTCTCGTGGTCTGCCCGACATCCCTGATGGGCAACTGGCAGCGCGAGATCGAGCGATTCGCACCGGGTACGCCCGTGCGCCGCTTCCACGGTCCGCGGCGCGAGCTCGACGGCCTGGCCGACGGGGAGTTCGTGCTGACCACGTACGGCACCATGCGCCTGGACGCGTCCCGGCTGGCGGAGGTGGCCTGGGGCATGCTCGTGGCGGACGAGGCGCAGCACGTGAAGAACCCCTACTCGGCGACCGCGCGGGAGCTGCGCTCCATCGGGGCACACGCACGTGTGGCGCTCACCGGCACCCCGGTGGAGAACAACCTGTCGGAGTTGTGGGCGATCCTCGACTGGACGACGCCGGGTCTGCTGGGCCGGCTCGGCGCCTTCCGCACCCGGTACGCCCAGGCCGTCGAGAGCGGTCAGGACCCGGCCGCCGCGGAGCGTCTCGCCCGGCTGGTGCGCCCCTTCCTGCTGCGGCGACGCAAGGCGGATCCGGGAATCGCCCCGGAGCTGCCGCCGAAGACCGAGACCGACCGTGCTGTGTCCCTCACCCCGGAACAGGCGGGGCTCTACGAGGCGGTGGTGCGCGAGACCCTCGCGGAGATCTCCGGGGCGGACAGCATGGCGCGGCGCGGACTGATCGTGAAGCTGCTGACGGGTCTGAAGCAGATCTGCAACCACCCCGCGCAGTTCCTCAAGGAGGAGCAGCCGAGGATCGTCGGCCGCTCCGGGAAGCTGGAGCTGCTGGACGAGCTCCTCGACACGATCCTCGCCGAAGGGGCGAGCGTCCTGGTGTTCACGCAGTACGTGCGCATGGCCCGTCTCATCGAGCGTCATCTGGCGGCGCGCGGTCTGCCTTCGCAGTTCCTGCACGGCGGGATGCCGGTCTCCCGGCGCGAGGCGATGGTGCAACGGTTCCAGGACGGTGAAGTGCCCGTGTTCCTGCTGTCGTTGAAGGCGGCGGGCACCGGCCTGAACCTGACGCGGGCCGAGCATGTCGTGCACTACGACCGCTGGTGGAACCCGGCCGTCGAGGCGCAGGCCACCGACCGCGCGTACCGCATCGGCCAGACCCGCCCCGTGCAGGTGCACCGGCTGATCACCGAAGGGACCATCGAGGACCGCATCTCCGACATGCTGCGCCGCAAGCGGCAGTTGGCGGACGCGGTGCTCGGTGCCGGCGAGGCGGCGCTGACCGAGCTGACGGACGCGGAGCTGGCCGATCTGGTGGAACTGCGAGGGGATGCGCGATGA
- a CDS encoding patatin-like phospholipase family protein, producing the protein MGSTALVLGGGGPVGGGWMTGVLAGLCDAGVDPVRADVVIGTSAGAIFGSRLLAGESARELYERQLAGADGVDLRVTPAQTLRFLWAALGARDPERSVRRLGRAALKARTGPESDVYDALGPLLRGVRDWPGRGLRITAVDALSGQLTAFGADSGISFLEAIAASCAVPVVWPPVTAAGRRWMDGGSRSTANIHLACGHGHVLAIAPIPTAVGPHSSAGQQAATLTAEGAHVTLVTPDHAARRAMGRDMTSDARRPAAARAGHAQATALAGSVHEVWRDERRRPAGTTQA; encoded by the coding sequence ATGGGCAGTACCGCGCTTGTCCTGGGCGGGGGCGGGCCCGTCGGCGGAGGTTGGATGACGGGAGTCCTCGCGGGCCTGTGCGACGCGGGCGTCGATCCGGTCCGCGCGGACGTCGTGATCGGGACCTCGGCCGGTGCGATCTTCGGTTCGCGGCTCCTTGCCGGTGAGTCCGCGCGTGAGCTGTACGAACGCCAACTGGCCGGCGCCGACGGGGTGGACCTTCGTGTCACTCCCGCCCAGACGCTCCGCTTCCTGTGGGCCGCGCTGGGTGCCCGCGACCCGGAGCGTTCCGTGCGACGTCTCGGACGAGCCGCGTTGAAAGCCCGCACGGGCCCCGAGTCCGACGTGTACGACGCCCTCGGCCCCCTGCTGCGTGGCGTACGGGACTGGCCCGGCCGCGGGCTGCGGATCACGGCAGTCGACGCTCTCTCAGGGCAACTGACGGCCTTCGGCGCCGACTCCGGCATCTCGTTTCTCGAAGCGATCGCCGCGAGCTGCGCGGTCCCCGTGGTCTGGCCTCCCGTCACGGCGGCAGGGCGCCGCTGGATGGACGGAGGCAGCCGTTCCACGGCCAACATCCACCTCGCGTGCGGCCACGGCCATGTCCTGGCCATCGCCCCGATCCCCACCGCAGTGGGTCCCCATTCCAGTGCGGGACAGCAGGCGGCGACGCTCACCGCCGAAGGTGCCCACGTCACCCTCGTGACCCCGGACCACGCCGCACGCCGGGCCATGGGACGTGACATGACGTCCGACGCGCGCCGCCCCGCGGCCGCCCGGGCCGGCCATGCCCAGGCGACGGCACTCGCGGGGTCGGTGCACGAGGTCTGGCGCGACGAACGACGCAGACCGGCCGGGACGACACAGGCCTGA
- a CDS encoding cytochrome P450 family protein translates to MPAPTLEELAPDGHDLASNPYPVYAALRAEGPVHRVLVPGSGESWLVVTHDAARAALTDPRLSNDIRHSASWQGDGGHAIGRNMLQTEPPQHTRLRRAVAARFTTGSIAALRPRIEAVALRLLDALPEQGTADLVTRYALPLPVTVICDLLGIPADDRAVFHAWSDELVIPTSPEAASTAAAALTGYLADLISPSRAERATGLLGDLATAADLTSEELLGMAFLILVAGHETTVDLISTTVHALLAHPDQLALLRTEPALTEAAVEESLRYNSPVHATAFRFAARPLDIGGTRIEAGDSVLVSLAAASRDPLRFPEPDRFDVRRPARGHLGFGHGLHHCLGAPLARVETAVALRLLLRHRPTLAFATDPDTLTWRSSTLLRGLAELPLRFG, encoded by the coding sequence ATGCCCGCGCCCACCCTGGAGGAACTGGCTCCGGACGGCCACGACCTGGCGTCGAACCCGTACCCCGTCTACGCCGCGCTGCGGGCCGAGGGCCCTGTGCACCGCGTGCTCGTCCCAGGAAGCGGCGAGAGCTGGCTCGTCGTCACGCACGACGCGGCGAGGGCCGCGCTGACCGACCCGCGCCTGAGCAACGACATCCGCCACTCCGCGTCCTGGCAGGGTGACGGCGGACACGCCATCGGCCGCAACATGCTCCAGACCGAGCCCCCGCAGCACACCCGGCTGCGCCGAGCGGTGGCGGCCCGCTTCACGACCGGGAGCATCGCCGCACTGCGCCCGCGGATCGAAGCCGTAGCGCTGCGACTCCTCGACGCGCTGCCGGAACAGGGAACGGCTGACCTGGTCACCCGGTACGCGCTGCCGCTGCCGGTCACGGTGATCTGTGACCTTCTGGGCATACCCGCAGACGATCGCGCGGTCTTCCACGCATGGTCCGACGAACTCGTCATACCCACCTCGCCCGAGGCCGCGAGCACCGCCGCGGCCGCACTGACCGGGTACCTCGCCGACCTGATCTCGCCAAGCCGTGCAGAGCGGGCGACGGGCCTGCTCGGCGACCTCGCGACAGCCGCCGACCTCACCTCCGAGGAACTCCTCGGCATGGCCTTCCTGATCCTCGTCGCGGGCCACGAGACGACGGTCGACCTGATCTCCACGACCGTCCACGCGCTGCTCGCCCACCCGGACCAACTCGCCCTGCTCCGTACCGAGCCGGCCCTCACCGAGGCCGCCGTGGAGGAGTCCCTGCGCTACAACTCGCCTGTGCACGCCACGGCGTTCCGCTTCGCCGCCCGACCGCTCGACATCGGCGGCACCCGGATCGAGGCGGGCGATTCCGTGCTGGTCTCGCTCGCCGCCGCCTCCCGCGACCCGCTCCGCTTTCCCGAGCCCGACCGCTTCGACGTACGGCGCCCCGCGCGTGGGCACCTGGGATTCGGCCACGGCCTGCACCACTGCCTGGGAGCCCCGCTGGCCCGCGTGGAGACGGCCGTCGCCCTGCGCCTGCTGCTGCGTCACCGGCCCACTCTCGCCTTCGCGACCGATCCCGACACGCTGACCTGGCGCAGCAGCACCCTTCTGCGTGGCCTGGCCGAACTACCGCTGAGGTTCGGCTGA
- a CDS encoding TetR/AcrR family transcriptional regulator: MTNDATAPARRRDARRNRELLVEAAHEVFTEQGLEAALDVIARRAGVGNATLYRHFPSRAALVDAVFREPLAGTMAAGEEARTAIDPWEGLTGYLNAVFAVLATDRGTNDLMTTHLEGVDSLGAVHAHNRATLDLLLARGREQGSVRADVTTEDVLFALAALGRAVPSLATTVAPEAWRRPLALLLDGLRASPVTSTLPSPALTAGELGDVLQGLGPHRAPRSSPE; the protein is encoded by the coding sequence ATGACGAACGACGCGACGGCACCGGCTCGACGGCGCGACGCGCGACGCAACCGGGAGCTGCTGGTCGAGGCCGCTCACGAGGTGTTCACAGAGCAGGGGCTCGAAGCAGCTCTGGACGTGATCGCGCGGCGGGCCGGAGTGGGCAACGCCACGCTCTACCGGCATTTCCCGAGCCGTGCCGCTCTGGTCGACGCGGTCTTCCGCGAACCGCTGGCGGGCACCATGGCCGCCGGCGAGGAGGCCAGGACCGCCATAGACCCCTGGGAGGGACTCACCGGCTACCTGAACGCCGTGTTCGCCGTCCTGGCCACCGATCGTGGCACGAACGACCTGATGACCACCCACCTCGAAGGCGTCGACTCGCTGGGGGCCGTGCACGCCCACAACCGGGCGACCCTGGACCTGCTGCTCGCCCGCGGCCGTGAGCAGGGCAGCGTCCGCGCGGACGTCACCACGGAGGACGTCCTGTTCGCACTGGCCGCGCTGGGGCGCGCCGTCCCCTCCCTGGCCACCACCGTCGCCCCGGAGGCCTGGCGCCGTCCGCTGGCCCTGCTCCTCGACGGTCTGCGCGCCTCACCGGTCACCAGCACCCTCCCCTCCCCCGCACTCACAGCGGGCGAACTCGGGGACGTCCTCCAAGGGCTTGGACCGCATCGGGCACCCCGGAGCTCCCCTGAGTGA
- a CDS encoding fatty acid desaturase family protein codes for MSQSAATVAPQPRGTSGSPPGGSEFAPLLREVKSQGLLERRQDWYARAITVNALALAGLVTAVVLSGDSWWTLLLAPLLAVFSARTAFLGHDAGHAQITGDRASGRAIGLVHSNLLLGMSYSWWNRKHSRHHANPNHIDKDPDVVADVLVFTGEQAKVRTGFRRWLTRHQAWLFFPLTLLEGVALKIQGFRDLRRQEPGERAVEATLLVSHVAAYATLLLTTMSPGRALVFAAIHQALFGLHLGMAFAPNHKGMEMPDPNGESWGHLRRQVLTSRNVRGSALTDWFLGGLNYQIEHHLFPSMPRPHLRLAQPLVRAHCRDLGIPYAETGLVDSYRQALSHMHEVGEPLRADR; via the coding sequence ATGTCCCAGAGTGCCGCGACCGTCGCACCCCAACCGCGCGGTACGTCCGGTTCCCCACCCGGCGGAAGCGAGTTCGCCCCCCTCCTCCGCGAGGTGAAGTCGCAGGGGCTCCTGGAGCGCCGCCAGGACTGGTACGCCCGGGCCATCACCGTCAACGCACTCGCCCTCGCCGGCCTCGTCACGGCCGTCGTCCTGTCCGGAGACTCCTGGTGGACGCTGCTGCTGGCCCCGCTCCTCGCCGTGTTCTCCGCCCGCACCGCCTTCCTCGGTCACGACGCGGGCCACGCCCAGATCACCGGCGACAGGGCGAGCGGCCGGGCCATCGGTCTCGTGCACAGCAACCTGCTGCTGGGGATGAGCTACTCCTGGTGGAACCGCAAGCACAGTCGCCACCACGCCAATCCCAACCACATCGACAAGGACCCCGACGTCGTCGCGGACGTCCTCGTCTTCACCGGCGAACAGGCGAAGGTACGCACGGGCTTCAGGCGCTGGCTCACCCGCCACCAGGCCTGGCTCTTCTTCCCGCTCACCCTCCTCGAAGGCGTCGCCCTGAAGATCCAGGGCTTCCGGGACCTGCGCCGGCAGGAGCCGGGGGAGCGCGCCGTGGAGGCCACCCTCCTGGTGAGCCATGTCGCCGCCTACGCCACGCTGCTGCTGACCACCATGTCCCCCGGCAGGGCGCTGGTCTTCGCGGCGATCCACCAGGCGCTGTTCGGCCTGCACCTCGGGATGGCCTTCGCGCCCAACCACAAGGGCATGGAGATGCCCGACCCGAACGGCGAGTCCTGGGGCCACCTGCGCCGCCAGGTGCTCACCTCCCGCAACGTCCGGGGCAGTGCCCTCACCGACTGGTTCCTCGGAGGCCTCAACTACCAGATCGAACACCACCTCTTCCCCAGCATGCCCCGGCCCCATCTGCGGCTCGCGCAGCCGCTTGTGCGCGCGCACTGTCGAGATCTGGGCATTCCCTACGCGGAGACCGGACTCGTCGACTCCTACCGACAGGCGCTGAGCCACATGCACGAGGTGGGTGAACCGCTGCGGGCCGACCGCTAG
- a CDS encoding SWIM zinc finger family protein → MTGHDAGAERTFAALPPAHGRGFAETWWGRAWLRALEDAAVDSAQVKTGRSLARRGAVGAVSVRAGRITAVVQDRDRSAHRADVLLAELSAEQWDRFLDMAAERAGHVAALLDREMPPHLVEDAAAADIELLPGLGDLEPECDCGAWDHCGHTAALCYQVARLLDQDPFVLLLMRGRGEHALLDALQARSVTSTKEPAAAAETEGVDAAEAYVAGGILPPLPAAAELPQEPGLPPSLDTEAPPGPGVDPAAVRHLAARTAVEAHRLLAEALRPLPEHPVHVTELTATQDAVRLAVAAPDQDVTRRLADGSGRGPETLADATRAWGLGGAAALSVLEEHWAPDRETHVRACAAVDSAWDEDERPPLQPAGNRWTVSGGRTQIRLGRDGRWWPYRREQGRWLPAGPAALDPATALASAELASAEPQR, encoded by the coding sequence ATGACGGGACATGACGCCGGCGCGGAGCGCACGTTCGCGGCGCTGCCGCCCGCGCACGGGCGGGGTTTCGCCGAGACCTGGTGGGGCCGGGCCTGGCTGCGGGCGCTGGAGGACGCGGCGGTGGACTCGGCGCAGGTGAAGACGGGCCGCAGCCTCGCGCGCCGGGGTGCGGTGGGCGCAGTATCGGTACGCGCCGGACGCATCACTGCCGTCGTCCAGGACCGCGACCGGAGCGCGCACCGGGCCGATGTCCTGTTGGCCGAACTGTCGGCCGAACAATGGGACCGTTTCCTCGACATGGCCGCCGAACGGGCAGGGCACGTCGCCGCGCTGCTGGACCGGGAGATGCCGCCCCATCTGGTAGAGGACGCGGCCGCCGCGGACATCGAACTGCTGCCGGGGTTGGGCGATCTGGAACCGGAGTGCGACTGCGGTGCGTGGGACCACTGCGGCCACACGGCGGCCCTCTGCTATCAGGTGGCCCGCCTGCTGGACCAGGACCCGTTCGTGCTGCTGCTGATGCGCGGACGCGGCGAGCACGCGCTCCTGGACGCCCTGCAGGCCCGCAGCGTCACCTCCACAAAGGAGCCTGCGGCCGCCGCGGAGACGGAAGGCGTCGATGCCGCCGAGGCCTACGTGGCGGGCGGCATCCTGCCGCCGCTGCCCGCAGCCGCCGAGCTGCCCCAGGAGCCCGGTCTGCCGCCCTCGCTGGACACCGAGGCCCCGCCGGGACCGGGAGTGGACCCGGCCGCGGTCCGTCACCTGGCGGCCAGGACCGCCGTAGAGGCTCATCGGCTGCTCGCGGAGGCTCTCCGGCCGCTGCCCGAACACCCTGTCCACGTCACCGAGTTGACCGCCACTCAGGACGCGGTGCGGCTTGCCGTGGCCGCGCCCGACCAGGACGTCACACGACGGCTCGCCGACGGGTCGGGGCGCGGCCCGGAAACCCTGGCGGACGCCACACGTGCGTGGGGCCTCGGTGGTGCGGCGGCGCTGTCCGTGCTGGAGGAGCACTGGGCTCCCGACCGCGAGACACACGTACGCGCGTGTGCCGCTGTTGACTCGGCCTGGGACGAGGACGAGAGGCCACCGCTGCAGCCGGCCGGCAACCGGTGGACGGTCAGCGGGGGCCGCACCCAGATACGTCTGGGACGGGACGGTCGGTGGTGGCCGTACCGGAGGGAACAGGGACGCTGGCTGCCGGCGGGTCCGGCCGCCCTGGATCCGGCGACCGCTCTGGCCTCGGCTGAGCTTGCCTCAGCCGAACCTCAGCGGTAG